The genomic DNA ACATTTCCTTCAAAGAGAACATGTGCTGCAACGTTCTGCTTTCATTATGgataattcatttatttctatctTTGCAGGTAGGGGAGATGAGAGGGGTTTCTTTTCTCATATTCTATAGTTTGTAAATTAGTATTGTAATGTTAAACCCAAGTACTCAAGGCTCATGTGCACTTTGTATGGCAAGTGCCTGGAATGTAATTTTGATCTATCTAAAATTCACTGAAGGTTTTTGATGACACAGCAGCCCAATGTTTAATATTCTTTAGTGTTGGATGATTTCTTGATATTGTTATAGTAGTTAAAGTGCTATCCCTATGCCATTTTAACAGTACAGAATTAATCTGGATCATAAATTCAACATCTACCAGTAATTGTGGAAGAGAGTGTCTTTAAAATTTGGATGCACAATTCCAGTgtatagttattctgtctgtatttgttATCTGGTGTTTTGAGAAGACTAGCTGGCTGTGGTGCACTTTGAGCTTTAACCCCGTTCACAGATGACTTCGATCACACTCTGCTCCATTGGTGCAGGATCCAGGCAGCGGTGGGCGGAGCTCCCCACTATCTCATCCAGCAGGAAGTGTACAAGGTTCTCGTCGGAGACGAACCGCCACAGGTACATCTGCAGGTAGTGGCAGTCCACCTGGATCTGCTGCAGCCCGAAACGGCCGAAGGTGCGCAGGCGAACACACTCCAGGAATGTCTTTAAGCTGATTTTGATGATTCCCGTTATCACAGAGACCTGGGACAGTGAAgggatgtgtgagtgtgtgtgagagatgttTTTCACTAAAGACTACACTGCCGCGTAACGAAGACCTGCACTCACCTTGTTGAACTCCACTGAGCTGAAGATGTCAATCCTCTCTGAAAACAGCTTGTGTATGTTGCTCAGTAGATTTGTATCCATGGGAGCACTGCAGGCAGTCAAAAGACAAATCAATCAAGTGATTCCACAATTAGAACAATGACCTCATTCTCATGATTAGAAACAACTCAGTAACAGTTGTCCCCCCTGCAGTAAAAGTGAAGGAAGTAATACAGATTTGCTGTCTACGTCTGTTTGTATGCCTTCGCACACCATATCTTACCAAGTATTTAGGGATAGAACAATACACAATAATTCATGGTGGACATTTGTAACTGGTGACAGTGACAACAGTGAGTAGTGATGTATCTTGGCGTAAATTTAGGCTAGAGCTCTTTTTGAAATTTTGATGTTCTCCATCTTTCctaaattattcaaatttatAGGATAAATTAGAAAAACTTGTAAATCCGagacttcattcattcattcttacTTGGACAGAGTCTGATATGTTGTAAATATATGCTGAATGAAACCAAACGTGCTGTCTCCGAATGCTGTCATTaagccaaacaaacacaaaaccgCTGGAGGACTTCCCTTTGTTTCATCATGTCACCAGTATATTTACAGCTAGTTTACCTTGGAGTGTAGCTGGCAGCGTAGCGGGCTTGCTGCCTTGAGCTGCTGTAGACAGAGAAAGTCCTTTTGCTGGAGTCACTGCTGTGTGCTTTCCTCACACCTTCTTCATACAGAAGACCGACCTACGGTAGAGCAGAAACGGTTCATAAGACAGGCTACTCCTACATGGTGTTGAAAGCATAATTTGTGGACTTGAGCATATAATGCAGATGGCGGAATTGTGAGCTGTGACCTGCACATCAATCGAGGTGGTGTCCTCTACTACTCGCTTCATCACAGCACGGACATTTCGTGGCTCGATGGTGTTAACCCAGTCTCGTGTTTCGACGCTCTTTCTTAACATTTGGGAGATAATCAGACCCTGAACCTGCAAAAACccacaacaaaatatgaaatatttgtgagaaaatgttgtttgtagAGTTATTGTCTTGCGTCAaagtctctctttttcctcagtAAGAAAAGTAAGTGTATGTTGAAGGTGAAAACGTTTACCTACCTTTACATAATGGTTCAACAGTTTCTGTGCTGCCTCCCTGGCTTCTGTACATAAAGATGTGACGGGTGTTACGGGACTGTGGTGCTGAGGAAGTAAAATAAGAAGAAGACCTGTGTTTAGCGAAATAGGTTTCCtttcaaaaaaagaatactgttaaatgtatttttacagtgcaATATGGCCTTTTTTGCATGGTGACAGCCATTTACCTGCACAAGGAACTGTTCATCTGTGAGAGTGAGTATGTAGGAGATGGTAGAGGTCTCATAGTCCAAGCAGAGGCGAGACAGTAGCAACAGAAGGGCCGGAGGAGTCGAACCTCCTTTGTCTCCTGCACTGTCACAGAACTGCCGAGAAGACTGGCACACAAACTTTATAAAGCTCACCACCAGGCTCTCACGTACACCTTTGCTGCAGAATTCACCCTGTGAGGAGAAGAcagacatgaacagcggtcacTCTCACTATGGGTTAAAGTGGAAAACGATTTTCTGGGGCAAGCTGTTAACTGgcaaataaacaagacaaaCTATTCACCTTAAAGTACGGCTTGTTGGAGAATGTGATGTCCTTCGCTGTGAAGAGATGCACTGACGCCAACACAGACTTAATCTGATTGAGAATAGAGGctgacagggaggagagcagctcTGGCAGGCTAGTCGGAGCATCTCTGCCAGAGGCCGGTCCACCTAGAAGAGATCCCCCTCCAGCTGAAGCACCGGCCACAGAGAGCCGAGGTGTCGCCAGGGCCTGCCGCACGTCTGTCAAGCTGTCCATGTAGAAGCTCTGCAGGGCAGCGAGGTACTGCTTGACCCGCTCTGTTGCTGCCCGTATCACAATCTCAGTCCCCTGGTTTGGCACGGCAGAGCCTGGCAGCAGTTTGGTTACAGCCTGAAGTCTGCGGTGGAAGCGGTCGAGTGCGCGGACCAGGAGGGAGTTATCTCCGACCCCTTTCTCCTCTTGAATCCTCCGCTCCACGAGGGAGAAATACCGAGCAGCCAGATCATCCACAAAGGCATGCAACTTACCATTCGCCATCTGGGGAATGTTTTTGGATGCAAGCTCGCCTGTCTGAGCATGGGTGATAAAGAGTTCTTGATAGGATGTTATTACCAAACATAAGCTGCTGACAAATTCATTGCAGCCCCGGTCAATGAATTCCAGGATGTCAGTGTTTGAGGTGGGAAAAGGGATTTTGCTCGTTTTAGGGATGTTATCAGTCGGAGATCCAGCGGCTGGAGTCGTTGTCAACCTGCGTGCAGAAGCATCTTTCACGGCTGAGGCGGACGGGTACGGTCTTATCTCTGCTTCCAGACCCTGGAGGTCTGACTCAAGTCGAGACCGCGCATGGCTCAGGAATTTATCACAGAGCTCCTCTGCTGGCTCATCCAACTGTAGCAGCAGCTCCACACACTCAGATAAATCTTTAGCGCTTGACCCACCATCCCTttaagacaacaacaaaacagttaaaaatagttgatCTACAGGAAATGATAtatcttttaacattttgatattcaatgtggaaaaatatttttgtaccGACAAgcataacatttaataaagacaaaacatctGTATTATGGTAAACGTTTtcttaatttactttttaaattgagCAGCGCAAATGTCTGCAATAATGAAAACAGTCTAAAAGGAATTTGTACAAAATTAGAATTCCATTTATTAATTCCTAATTAATTTCTATGGTTCATAAAATCATGGTGCACCTGTCAGTCACATTTGGTGTTAACAATAAACGTGACTCTTTGATTGTGATTCTTCCTCACGGTGGCTTCTTTATTGTGAATGTAGGTTTTGAGATCCCCACCTGAACTTCTGTCTAAGCTCCTGTGCCAAATTATCCATGATGGCGTGACAGTCGTCCTGAATTCCCTTGAAGGAGGGCAGGTGGCTGTACTGCTGCAGCACACAGCGGGCACGGCGGTGGGATCTCACCGCCTGAGAATAGGCCTGCAGTTCCAGACACTTATTTAATCTGGCAGGCAGTTCAAACAGAAACTGCAGCTTCCTTAACAGAGTGTGAACCCCTAGGGTGGAAAATGACAagacaaaaatatagaaataaccAACTTGAAGTCTACAAGACTGATATCAAACGAATGGCCAGTTTAAGTCTCACCTGAGAGTTTTGTAATCTGTGCGTGCTGGTCTTGCAGAGTACCACTGATACTAGCACTGAACTCTGTGATTGCCGCCATGTTGGCAGACAGGCCGTCCATTTCATCCTCCATCTTTTTGAAATCATTCTTCATCTTTCTTATggtgtctggaaaaaaaacatgcaaggATGGTTCAGTGATCTGCATATGGACAATGCAACAAAATctaacaacattttaacaacaacagcaacttAACGAGACGTTCCCTTACCTGTAGCAGATATGAACTTGTTGTAGTTTTCATATACCAGTGTCTGCATGTCACTGTCCAAAGAGCGGATCTGCTTGACCATGCAGGTCTCCTGGTCCATCAACTCCGCAAGGGAGCACTCCCTCCTAAGCTGCATTTGGAAACACAATTGGTCACAATTCCACTTGAAAACAGTATATATGAAATACTAAGAACAGCTTACTTCATAACTGATACAACCAAAGCAGTGTAAAAGTTTCATCCACAAACTACCATTCAACCGCAAGAAAATAATGCAGTGTGTGTAAAGAAATGTCCAGTgcacttgttgttgttgtgccaTTTCCATGAGAAGTAATGTCAGGTGAATGAGTACTGGTAACATTCATTGGTTGGTCCTGAAACTGAATTACAAGACTTTGTAGCATGTCATCTCTTTGAACGGGCTGCTGGTGATAGCCATATCAGACACTTTCCTTTCATTCAAATATTAGCAtgatatatctctatatatatatatatatatatatatatatatatatatatatatatatatatatatatatcagcagATGGCATTGTGGGTATTGTTTATATGTGCAGTGAGCTAAGCAACTTAATGATACTAAATGGGGACTGTGTGTTCCTCTGTGTTTAATTGATGTGATAGTTTTTATCATCTAACAAACATAAATAGAAAAGTGACTAGGCTTTTAACATTACATACAAGCTTCAGCTAATAGCATACAGTGCTGCAGAGGCCATTAAGTGAGTTGTGTCACAATGGAAACAGCTCACATGACAGCAGTGGTCCACTCACCTTGTTGAGGAAAACATCGGGGTCGAAATGCGGCCCGTTGATGTCGCAGGGATCCAAGGACTTCGACTGCTCCACGGCCTGTCCTTCCTCGTTGATCCCGTAGTAGAGCTTCAACATGCCGTGCACCCTGCGCTTCCTGGCGGGATCCTCCGACGCCGCCACCAAGCTGTCCGCCTCCACCTCCATTCTGTACGCTGGCCAGCTGAGAAAGGTGCAAACGACAACAAACAAAGGTGACGAAGGCGTCCAGCTGGAAGGAGAAAACACCGACAACTACTGCCTTAAAACGTCCACTTCTTGCTCCAAAGTGACTGATACTTGTGTAGCTTAGCTGTTTGCTCTTAATAAGAGGGCTTTTCCAAATAATTAATTGGAAAATGGCACATTTCTCCTGATACACAGGCAGCTAGCTTGAAAACGTCACTGTTTCCGGGTTTGTAGCCAATCCGGTGGTACGTCGTCAAAGAGTTAGTGTTGTCAAGAGAACCGACTTATGTTGAGAATGTACTTCTGGTTCGACAGTCCGGAAGTGAACTACTGCGCATGTCAACTGTTACACAGCACTCAATTGAATCATGGGAATAAATATACAgcattaaacaataaaatgaatactGAAAACTGCTGAAACAATCAATCATAAATTCCTAACACTAAAACGTGGCTGTTATAAAACAAAGATGTATTCTTCCCTTTTAAGACAATAACCTGAGGCCTAAATATTGTAGTGAAATCCAGAAAAGTAGAGACAGtaaccagaaaaaaatacagatttacaGGTTTGGTCTTTAGAGAAAACAATTTCTATTTAATGGTCAAAGTTTCAGAATCttacaaaatactttaaattgCACCATGGACAATTCTATAACTGGGGAATAATATTCTCTTATTCACCTCAGGCATTTGGTATTAGTAATTACTTATAGCCAACTTTTAGGTGTGTGTTAGGCCATTTCCACAAGCATAATCATAGAACAACTGTCCAAATCAGAATTAACAGTGTTACATCACTCTTAAATCCCTGCACAATATACAACCAATATTCAAATTTAACACTAAAATGCTTTTCCAAACCCACCCAGTGGAAATCTTACAGGAGCAAGTTGTTGCTTTCATGGTAAAATGAATCTTCAAATGTGAGAATCTGATCAGCACACGTTTGCCAAAAGGTAAGAAAGGCTGGGTCTCCTTTCACTGACTGGCTGGCTGAATATTACTGTCTTGATAGGTAAGTTATAACAATAAGATTGAATTATCACAATGGGGTGGTCCAAAATGTTTAAGTAACTAATACATCCAGATTGAAACTCTGAAAATTACCTGGGCAGTTCAAGTACCAACAAGTTCCTCTTCATTTTCTTACTGAGGgacattattttgaaagtacTAAACTGCtgatttttaaatacaaaagacTACGCAACTGAACATTTTGGGCAGAAGCTGTGCAACCATCACATACTTTAGGTTAATAAAGTAAAGCCCTCTGCGATAGAATCTCAAGGTCAAGCTTTCTTCAGTGCCTCACACATATTCAGAGCATGAATTTCTCTCCCCATCGGGCTTTCATTGATGGACTCGCATCAACAGCAGTTTACAGCACTTATATCAGAACAGGTCAAAATGTATAGTGATACATAAcatatttccttaaaaaaagaaaatcatacaaAGTAACAGTAAGTGTTAATTAAAGAAGTATGGCTTCAGTACGTTTAGGCTGAAGGTATTAAACACACTTTAACATATCTTTTCAGAGAAATATGCTCACTTTGcatctgtttattaaaaaaaaaagacagacagattttAATGAAGGCAGACTGACCACTCCATTAAGAGGAACCAAATACACTGTTCACCAGCAGCCCAGTGTAGTTATCCAGTTTCTCTACGTATACGCACATCAGCTCGGGAAAATGAAATGCATGGCCTGTAAATGTGGGAAATAtattacaaaacacaaatacttttttcaaacCACAGTAATAACAAAAACTGTCCATTCTTGGTTTCCAAGCACCAAAACAGTCATTCAGATGCTAactcaatacaaacaaaaaggcacTTGATGCTTCTGCAAAGTGAATGCTTTCAATGACCTatttcttcatttcattgttgtgtACCAACATATACCTATGagtatttgaaaatgaaataaaaaatattctctcATAAAAGctaacaaacaatacaaaaacaggTTCATAAACAGTGTATTAGTATTAATAGTGCAGTATCACATGATGAGTAGTCTAATGTGGAATGCCTATTCTACATTGTGACATGCATAGTGTTAAGTTAGCAACAATATATTGGCCTGCTGCTGTTAGGTTACAGTCGGTAGCTGACATATTACAAGTCGAAGCgtagaaaagtaaaaacattctGCAGTTTTCATGCTCAGGAGAATCAGGAATACACGACGCCTCCGTATCTCAAATCAGTGGAAGGCAGATGTTTAAATGGCCATTAGTGAGGTGAACATGTTTGTTAATTGTACAGCAAAGACAGGAACAGACTGTTTCAGCATTAGGGTGAAGTTCAGAGAGACACTTGGAGGACTCGGCCACGTGGTGGAAACTGAAGTCTTTCTCTGTAGAGTTAAGGTAGCATACTGTAATGCAGCACGTTAGATAGGCTTGCTTTGGTGAACAGACTGAGATTTGAAAAGTGTAGTCAAAGGTTGTTGGTCAGTTGGTCTGTGCCATATGCACAGAGCATATAGTCCTGTCCAGTGAAACTATCTCAGAAATTGGTGATTTTTAATTTCAGTTAAACTGAAGCAGTTATGTTCCTTAACGGTTCCGAAAACGGTCCTATATTTAACAGAATAACCcatgaaaaaaatgctgaaaacagACATCAACAACACCTTTATACAAAGATATTGTTCCTCGTCCTTTTCCAAATTATGTCAACCATGATTGTGCTAtcaaggaaaaaaatcatttgaaaaacTGATAACGGCTAAACGGgaaggatttttttgttttgtcgcTCTTGTGTCAGAAGTTGTACAAGAATTGTATTGcatcagttttattttgctgATCAGGTCAGACCAAGTAagttcaagtcaagtcaagaCCTGCACATCGATGTTTCCTTTTCTGATTGGAAGTTAAACTTTGAATATGACATGCTAACTGTTCAGTGGCAGGTATGATTTATAGACTGCTAGAACAGAGCTTTCAATCGATTAAACCTGCCTATTTTACAGAATGGTTTGGGCGGTTCTTGACTCTTATTGGTGCAAATCAATTCATGCTTCCAATAAAGGCTTGATACTGTGAATGTGTAATTTTAGATTCTACAACTGGATGCTGTAAAATTTCTATTTTGTCTTGTAAATTCAGCTAACCTGCTTTTACATAGGAATATCACAGcagaataattatttttaaagtgcGATGTCCCACCTGCACTTTCTCTCCATGATAACCACCTGCAAATATCCTCAAACATGAATTATCTTGTACTTACAAGAAACTTCCACAACACATATAATGTGCTCCCATACGGGCTCTTTATGATCAGTAACACCAACCCGTTATCCTTTCCACCAGTGCTTTTCTTTAAGTGTCTTCACTCTTTGATGAAAACAAGGCACTGGCAGTTAGAAAACACGCCCCTAAGATTGTCCCCTGAAAACGTTTGTCATGCTGACTGTAGTTTGTGGTAGCTCTTACAAAATGTTAGTTGTATGGGGATATATTGTTGTTGATGTCCAACCCCAAAAAGGAGTAAAAAGAGGTAAAGCAGTGGTTATACTCTAATGaggtttaacatttttgaataaCAACAGCACCAGAGTGCTGCAGAAAGGTAGAAACTGTCAATTGGAGTTGTTGAATGAGGATTTCTGTAAGGCTTGTCTCGGACTCATGAAGGAGGTCCATCATATGGTGCTCAAAGAACgctatattttctttatgtaagGCCATCTAATAAACAACCACTTCAGTTTAACCTTGGAAGCATACAGGTTAATggatcattttgtgtttcacaTTACTGTACTCTCTTAATATACACACAACTTCAAAAGATAAATATTGTCACTCACACTTAGATCCCTCTCTTGGTCCTTTGCATGTTCATATATTATCAGTTAAATGTCTCAAACTTGTTTCGAGTCTTTTTCGTACAGTGTTCAGGTTTGGTCTTTGAGAGGCACGGGGCACAGCTGATCAGCGAGTCTAACCCTGCTCCAGACCCTCCGTCACTTGCACAGCTGAGTATGTGGATGCAGACGGCTGTCGGGTAAAGAAGGACGCGGCTCTTTTCGGCTTCAAGCGTTTGATTTCTTTTCCTGGAAGACAACAATGGAGAAATATTGAAAAACGGCTCCAATTGAAGTTACTAGAGGGAGATTGTCTTGGTATAGAGATTTTACAGCAAGTAGGCACGGACTACTAAAGCTAACCACTAGACTCACCATTGTCCACGTAGCTGATAGTGTTAAGTGAATGGACCCGACTGCACACGACACTGCTTTGCCTGCGCAGCATCCCGCGCCGTCCTCCGCGTCCGTTCTTGTTGCTGCCGTCCTGCCCAGCAGGCTGCTGAGACGGACTCAGCTCTCCGTCCATCTCCGCTGCAGCTCCTCCCTCAGACGCAGACCTCAGCTCCACACAGAACTCAATGAAGCCGCTCATCAGCTCTGCCTGGttgtgaaaagaaagaaaaaaaactcacaaatgaGCTTTAGAtgtataaacataattaaaagcTGTGTTACTTTTCTATGGTCCATTTCTGAACCACAGGCACACAAAGGGTCAGATTGCCAGCCTTGGATTAGGGCCTGGAGGCATTACTGCCTCTAGCATTATATAACAACTCTTTCCCATCTGTTGTTGGTAAAGAGATTTTATTGTGGTCAATCTAATCTCATCAGATGATGTTGTgaactgtttattattttaacaaaacatgttcTTACCTGTTTTGAGTAGATCTTAAGCAACTTGTTGACAGGAGTGCCATCTTCATCTCCATCGAACTCCAGCCACAGAATGTGCGAGTCCCCCTGTTCCTCAGGGTAGCTGTGGTCCCAGGAAAGCTCATTGAAATGCAGACCGAGCAGTACATGCTGCAAGAAAATGTGTTCCAACCAGAGGAATGAGGTTAGCGTTTATGAAGATAAACAAAAACTGCTTCCAACATGTCTGCGGTGTGCACAGTGATTATCCAAATACGAACACACAAAGTGAAGGGTTgtgtgggttgttgttgttgttgttgttttacagaGCTGTCAACCAAAGACAATGCAGTGCTCACCTTCTCTTTAACATCCATCACATAAACTCCCTCCAGGCAGATCCCGACGTTGACAGCTTTGCGTTTGACTCTTTGGAGGATCCCTTGCACTGGCTTGTCGATCTCCCCAAAGAAGAAAGCGCACCTATTTGCGTAGTTAATGTTAATCAAAACCTAATAAATATGAAGTGATTTGAGGTAAGACAAAAACGAGTGTAAATGGCTCATTGCACATATTCTTACCCATAGTAAGGCAGAGTGTGACATGTGTTGAGGTACTGGTGTAGGAGCTGTGTGGGCTCAGGAGAGCTTCCAGCAGGTGTGCTGATCTTTCTGTACTCCTCCATTAGGTTCTGCTCCAGCCCTGTCTGACGGCTTGACTTCCCTCTCAGAGTGGAGAGCAAACCTCCACTCCCCATGGCAACATGTGCAGGCAGAAAAGAAGACAGTTTCTTCTCCCTGTGGAACAGATGAGAGACGtttgtttaatgcattataTCTGTGAAAATCTTGGATTTTTATGGCAAATCCACAATTTTAtggcaatttatttttcaacatttaactCTTTGATCTCATGGTGTccctttttttcagttgatCCATCTTTACGATTAACAGGACGCTGAAACAACCGATTGCATCAATGCAATACTTTCTCGTGCTACTGTGCCATTATGACTATCCTAATACATTTCTCTTGCAGTTATTGTAAAACTCAGATTCTGTCCCCTCTTCAATCCTTTAATAggctttcattttcatttatgcCACCCATTCGAAGGTCCTTTGTTATATGTTTCATGATGGCCACAAGCTGAAATGTGTTGGTCTCCCGATAAAGTTTGAGTTTTGCTGGAAATTTGACCTCTTCTTCTCAATTACTAGCACTCACGTCCTGACGGGAAAAATCTTGTTAAGTGGGACAGCTTCTGTTCTTCAGTGCCAAACTCTTGGTCTATAATATAATCTGCAAccaataattattatataaagaaTGAGCAGTATATATCAAGATTATCAAGCTGatagttgtgtttttctcctccacaaTAGTCCAATCACACTATAATTTCAGGACTTGATTACACTGTATTGTTTAACATCATGTAATTTATGTGTAGAAGATAAAGTCAGTGtcttctctcatttcctctaTTGTTGGGAAAGCTTGAAACATTATGATCTGTTTCATGATCATAGAAAAAAAGGACTTTgaatggtcttttttttatttaaataattattaaaaaccAAATAAAGGAAGAATTATTTAAAGTATAAAGCTGTACAATagtgaaagagaaggagaatcaacagacaaaaacatattatattacaaGACTGTAAGCAAACCTAAAATGAGAGCAGTGACTACACATTATACATGCAGTGATATATAGGCCCTATACCTATAATTATCAGCCTATTAGTCACAATCAAGTGAGAGTCTtaacaaaaaagacacacatttcCATGTCCCTCCCGCTCCAAtcaaaaattgtattttgtgcaTTCTTGTGTTTGAAACTTAAAATCCAACAAGTAACTGCAAAACACTGCTGTGGCACAATACGAgtgttaaatatgaaaaactCAAATCCCCAAAGAAGCACTGTTGACCTTTTGTCATAATGCCTCttgattttcataaaataacaacatgttgTCGCTGATTGTGCTGAAGTACTTAAAGCTGCTTAATCTACCAGCTGCTCTCTGCAATATGTGGGTTGATGGACATGAGTTGGTTTTTGCTTTTAacagcatttttctttcttccacatTTTGGCTGAAGTGAGGCATCCTCTCATGATTTGACCAGGGGACAGTACACACTtcttcattttctaaaaaaggCAAACTATTACCGAGTCAACTGTTAACTGTTGACTTCACAAAAATGTCCATTTAAGTAGAACGTCAAGTAAGATCATGTGTTGAaaagacagctgtgtgtgttgaataTCTTACTAGAAAATGGCACACATGTGGCTCTCTTTCAAGTTATCATTAGTGTATGAGCATGATGTTACATTAAAGTTAAACCACTCCCATGTCTGGGAAATAGGTCAGttaagcttagcataaagactggaagcagagtgAAACAGCTAGACTTACGGAGCCGGGGGTCGAGCAAGGAGGGGGAGAACAAAGACTTTTGGAAGATCTTGCGAtaaagtttaacaaaaaaatatttatggaaaaaataaacagaaaaagaggtTAATGTACTTATGGGTCTGCCCATGtaaacaaccacaacaatggtgcacacacacacccacgggAGATATTTTGAGATTGGtctcaaatataaatacattaaaagagGTGAAGCTTAACAGCGGTCGTTATTACATTTGACTGTGCAACTTCAGCAACCTTTCTAACTTACCTTATAGTAGTACTTAATTTTTGCCTGTCAAGATCAGTTCCCTCATCGAG from Anoplopoma fimbria isolate UVic2021 breed Golden Eagle Sablefish chromosome 24, Afim_UVic_2022, whole genome shotgun sequence includes the following:
- the vps51 gene encoding vacuolar protein sorting-associated protein 51 homolog, yielding MEVEADSLVAASEDPARKRRVHGMLKLYYGINEEGQAVEQSKSLDPCDINGPHFDPDVFLNKLRRECSLAELMDQETCMVKQIRSLDSDMQTLVYENYNKFISATDTIRKMKNDFKKMEDEMDGLSANMAAITEFSASISGTLQDQHAQITKLSGVHTLLRKLQFLFELPARLNKCLELQAYSQAVRSHRRARCVLQQYSHLPSFKGIQDDCHAIMDNLAQELRQKFRDGGSSAKDLSECVELLLQLDEPAEELCDKFLSHARSRLESDLQGLEAEIRPYPSASAVKDASARRLTTTPAAGSPTDNIPKTSKIPFPTSNTDILEFIDRGCNEFVSSLCLVITSYQELFITHAQTGELASKNIPQMANGKLHAFVDDLAARYFSLVERRIQEEKGVGDNSLLVRALDRFHRRLQAVTKLLPGSAVPNQGTEIVIRAATERVKQYLAALQSFYMDSLTDVRQALATPRLSVAGASAGGGSLLGGPASGRDAPTSLPELLSSLSASILNQIKSVLASVHLFTAKDITFSNKPYFKGEFCSKGVRESLVVSFIKFVCQSSRQFCDSAGDKGGSTPPALLLLLSRLCLDYETSTISYILTLTDEQFLVQHHSPVTPVTSLCTEAREAAQKLLNHYVKVQGLIISQMLRKSVETRDWVNTIEPRNVRAVMKRVVEDTTSIDVQVGLLYEEGVRKAHSSDSSKRTFSVYSSSRQQARYAASYTPSAPMDTNLLSNIHKLFSERIDIFSSVEFNKVSVITGIIKISLKTFLECVRLRTFGRFGLQQIQVDCHYLQMYLWRFVSDENLVHFLLDEIVGSSAHRCLDPAPMEQSVIEVICERG
- the frmd8 gene encoding FERM domain-containing protein 8; translation: MEGDYSSFTRDSSDDHSQRGSVASSATLSRAQDVLVYICGDSAVHLAVEGLGSVSVQELGRSVREALHIPDSAQDVFAFWLCSPLLELQLKARHQPYKLCRQWQDLLYRFTEASEEDISQDEPCLQYRRNVFYPKTKELQIYDEGVLRLLYEEARGNILSGRYPCDPEHWTGLGALSLALDEGTDLDRQKLSTTIREKKLSSFLPAHVAMGSGGLLSTLRGKSSRQTGLEQNLMEEYRKISTPAGSSPEPTQLLHQYLNTCHTLPYYGCAFFFGEIDKPVQGILQRVKRKAVNVGICLEGVYVMDVKEKHVLLGLHFNELSWDHSYPEEQGDSHILWLEFDGDEDGTPVNKLLKIYSKQAELMSGFIEFCVELRSASEGGAAAEMDGELSPSQQPAGQDGSNKNGRGGRRGMLRRQSSVVCSRVHSLNTISYVDNGKEIKRLKPKRAASFFTRQPSASTYSAVQVTEGLEQG